A portion of the Paenibacillus sp. PvR098 genome contains these proteins:
- the ruvA gene encoding Holliday junction branch migration protein RuvA yields the protein MIDFLRGTVAHRETDYVVLDVHGVGYRVFCANPFAVAPGKDGGEVMMYIHYQVREDAHLLFGFTSREEQSLFRLLLEVNGIGPKVAIGVLAGGRPEVIASAIRQENLTFLTKLPGIGKKTAQRMVLDLKDKLGVLSSDDESFTVHGIEVAAAAMAGGGAWAEAKAALLVLGYTEAEADRAGQTVKPNLKGDETTDAVTKLALQALFQQSLMK from the coding sequence ATGATTGACTTTTTGAGAGGAACGGTGGCCCACCGGGAAACGGACTATGTGGTGCTGGATGTGCACGGCGTGGGGTACCGCGTTTTCTGCGCGAATCCGTTTGCCGTAGCGCCGGGTAAAGACGGTGGGGAAGTCATGATGTATATACATTATCAGGTAAGAGAGGACGCGCATCTGCTTTTTGGGTTTACGTCCCGGGAGGAACAGTCGCTTTTTCGGCTTCTGCTGGAGGTAAATGGTATCGGGCCAAAAGTGGCCATTGGTGTGCTCGCCGGCGGGCGTCCGGAGGTGATTGCATCGGCAATCCGGCAGGAAAATCTTACGTTCCTTACGAAGCTTCCCGGGATTGGGAAGAAAACGGCACAGCGTATGGTCCTCGATCTCAAGGATAAGCTGGGCGTTTTATCCTCGGACGACGAGAGCTTTACCGTTCACGGCATAGAGGTTGCGGCAGCGGCTATGGCTGGCGGCGGAGCTTGGGCGGAAGCTAAAGCGGCACTGCTTGTGCTTGGTTATACGGAAGCGGAAGCAGACCGGGCTGGACAAACCGTCAAGCCGAATCTGAAAGGTGACGAGACGACGGATGCCGTAACGAAGCTGGCCCTGCAGGCGTTATTTCAGCAATCCCTGATGAAATGA
- the ruvB gene encoding Holliday junction branch migration DNA helicase RuvB: protein MEDRIISANLMMEDQGMEFSLRPRYLAEYIGQSHAKGNLKVYIEAAKMRKEALDHVLLYGPPGLGKTTLSNIIANELGVNLRTTSGPAIERPGDLAAILTNLQEGDVLFIDEIHRLHRTVEEVLYPAMEDYALDIIIGKGPSARSVRLDLPPFTLVGATTRVGLLSAPLRDRFGVVSRLEYYTVDELSYIVSRTADILQVEIIGEASHEIGMRSRGTPRIANRLLKRVRDFAQVKGDGIITLEITQAALASIQVDALGLDEIDHKMLRAIILSFQGGPVGLDTIAASIGEESQTIEDVYEPYLLQIGFLQRTPRGRMVTASACKHLGLPMPSRS from the coding sequence ATGGAAGACCGCATCATTTCGGCAAACCTGATGATGGAGGACCAAGGTATGGAGTTCAGTCTCCGTCCGCGGTACTTGGCGGAATATATCGGCCAATCGCATGCAAAGGGAAATTTAAAGGTGTATATAGAGGCAGCCAAAATGCGCAAAGAAGCGCTGGACCATGTGCTGCTGTACGGCCCGCCGGGGCTTGGCAAGACGACGCTGTCCAACATCATCGCGAATGAACTCGGTGTCAATCTGCGTACGACTTCTGGACCTGCGATCGAGCGTCCCGGCGATTTGGCCGCTATTTTGACGAATTTACAGGAAGGCGACGTGCTGTTCATTGATGAGATTCACCGGCTGCACCGGACGGTGGAAGAGGTGCTGTATCCCGCGATGGAGGATTATGCTCTCGACATTATCATCGGCAAGGGTCCCAGCGCCCGTTCGGTTCGGCTCGATTTGCCTCCATTCACCTTAGTGGGTGCCACGACCCGGGTCGGGCTGTTGTCCGCCCCTTTGAGGGACCGCTTCGGCGTCGTTAGCCGTTTGGAGTACTATACGGTGGATGAACTGTCATACATCGTAAGCAGGACCGCGGACATTTTACAGGTGGAGATCATCGGTGAAGCGTCGCATGAGATTGGTATGCGTTCCCGTGGAACGCCTCGGATTGCCAATCGGCTGCTGAAGCGTGTTCGCGATTTCGCACAAGTGAAAGGTGACGGCATTATCACGCTTGAGATCACGCAGGCGGCGCTTGCGAGCATTCAGGTGGATGCGCTCGGATTGGACGAAATTGACCATAAAATGCTGCGCGCCATCATTCTCAGCTTTCAGGGCGGACCGGTTGGATTGGATACGATCGCCGCTTCTATCGGAGAAGAGAGTCAAACGATCGAGGATGTGTACGAGCCGTATTTGCTGCAAATCGGCTTTCTTCAGCGCACGCCGCGCGGCCGTATGGTGACGGCGAGCGCATGCAAACATCTGGGGCTGCCCATGCCAAGCCGTTCCTGA
- a CDS encoding SpoIID/LytB domain-containing protein, with product MMKGLKRSIMSTGVSSEAIKQTARPVYGILLKMTTAAALLLSGTIGATGSALASEAAMQAAQTTVPKLDAIRVALFIDTGKYASPASAVTLSADAGLTLSLRGAAGGVPVHQAVAKEPVRVYADGYYAQLPETANAAEARTQARQLAAGGSSAGVVQRAAQGAPAYRVYLGPYATKDEASAAAAARPGAAVSGPLRWNAGTYAAAAQAQEQVAAIAQAGFDASVAQLSGGGFAALVGGAADSAGLEALKAQIAAALPSVALTPMDVTQSYVLLRTELSVDADSAAVPLTALVFSASSKLWAAANDQGAVTVNERFGRMYRGGIELSLHNNKLAVINELPFQHYLYAVLGSELSSAWPMEALKAQAVAARTYALKQGVKYQIAHISDTTFDQSYKGRTAEFPAAIQAVDATAGEVLTFNKALIDPLYYSNAGGQTADSTEVWGNEVAYLKSVSSQDKGAEAGKKKWYRIVLPDGSMGYIHSDYARDTGLKNPAGLSYYESVQDGVNVRPAPYVDNTGNAAVFKVDIRDRFVVIGEEVESNAYAWIRGPFNASELSKRLGSARAAGGELQHLEVTKRGISGRVLEVAANGQTIKATYPDALRTLLGGLPSTKFEIEETGRYTILGAGGTVRSQTSAAQPIFTAGGSQTVLEHRDQELFVLNADGKVRVATRSPQFVFKGSGFGHGLGMSQWGAKGFAELGYDYHKILQTYYIGVSISKG from the coding sequence ATGATGAAAGGGTTGAAACGGTCGATCATGTCGACTGGAGTTTCATCTGAGGCGATCAAGCAGACTGCACGACCGGTTTACGGTATCTTGTTGAAAATGACGACAGCGGCGGCGCTGCTGTTGTCCGGAACCATAGGGGCGACTGGATCGGCTTTAGCTTCGGAAGCTGCCATGCAGGCAGCGCAAACGACAGTGCCTAAGCTGGATGCAATCCGTGTCGCGCTGTTCATCGATACGGGCAAATATGCTAGCCCGGCGTCCGCGGTGACGCTGTCCGCGGATGCCGGGCTGACGCTCAGCCTACGGGGAGCCGCGGGCGGCGTGCCCGTCCACCAGGCTGTGGCGAAGGAGCCGGTCCGCGTGTACGCGGACGGCTACTACGCGCAGCTGCCTGAGACGGCCAACGCCGCTGAGGCCCGAACGCAGGCGCGGCAGTTAGCGGCCGGCGGCTCGTCCGCGGGTGTTGTACAGCGCGCGGCGCAGGGCGCGCCGGCTTATCGGGTTTACCTTGGTCCGTACGCGACCAAGGATGAGGCTTCTGCTGCGGCGGCGGCCCGGCCGGGGGCGGCGGTTTCCGGGCCGCTGCGTTGGAACGCGGGCACTTATGCCGCAGCCGCACAGGCTCAGGAGCAGGTCGCGGCGATCGCGCAGGCCGGTTTCGACGCAAGCGTGGCGCAGCTGAGCGGAGGCGGCTTCGCCGCGCTCGTCGGCGGTGCCGCCGACAGCGCAGGGCTAGAAGCGCTGAAGGCACAGATTGCAGCGGCTCTGCCCTCGGTGGCACTGACGCCAATGGATGTCACGCAGAGTTACGTGCTTCTGCGTACCGAACTGTCCGTTGACGCCGACAGCGCAGCGGTGCCGCTGACCGCGCTGGTCTTTAGCGCAAGCTCTAAGCTGTGGGCGGCGGCGAACGATCAGGGCGCAGTTACCGTCAATGAGCGCTTTGGGCGCATGTACCGCGGTGGCATTGAACTATCTCTCCATAACAACAAGCTTGCCGTTATCAATGAGCTGCCCTTTCAGCATTATTTGTACGCGGTTCTCGGCTCCGAGCTTAGCTCGGCTTGGCCTATGGAAGCATTGAAGGCGCAGGCGGTCGCCGCCCGCACCTATGCGCTCAAGCAGGGCGTCAAATATCAGATTGCCCATATTTCGGATACAACATTCGATCAATCCTACAAAGGCAGGACCGCAGAATTTCCGGCCGCGATCCAAGCGGTCGATGCAACAGCCGGAGAGGTGCTTACCTTCAATAAAGCTTTGATCGATCCGCTTTATTACTCCAATGCGGGTGGGCAAACGGCGGACTCGACTGAGGTGTGGGGCAACGAGGTCGCTTATTTGAAGAGCGTTTCTTCTCAGGATAAAGGAGCGGAAGCGGGCAAAAAGAAATGGTACCGCATCGTGCTTCCGGACGGCAGCATGGGCTATATCCATTCCGATTATGCGCGAGATACGGGACTCAAAAATCCGGCAGGCCTGTCCTACTACGAATCCGTGCAGGACGGAGTGAATGTTCGTCCTGCTCCTTACGTGGATAATACAGGAAATGCGGCGGTGTTTAAGGTCGATATCCGCGATCGTTTTGTTGTGATCGGAGAGGAAGTGGAATCGAACGCCTACGCTTGGATTCGTGGACCTTTCAACGCATCGGAGCTAAGTAAGAGGCTAGGCTCCGCCAGGGCGGCAGGCGGGGAGCTTCAGCATTTGGAAGTGACGAAGCGCGGCATTTCGGGACGGGTTCTCGAGGTTGCGGCGAACGGTCAGACGATTAAAGCCACTTATCCCGATGCGCTCCGAACGCTTCTGGGAGGTTTGCCCAGCACGAAGTTTGAAATTGAAGAAACAGGACGGTATACTATATTGGGAGCGGGGGGGACGGTTCGAAGCCAAACCTCCGCCGCACAGCCGATTTTTACTGCAGGCGGCAGCCAAACGGTGCTTGAGCACCGGGATCAGGAACTCTTCGTGTTGAACGCGGACGGGAAGGTTCGGGTCGCCACACGGAGCCCGCAGTTCGTATTTAAAGGTAGCGGCTTCGGCCATGGCCTGGGCATGTCCCAGTGGGGCGCCAAAGGGTTTGCCGAGCTTGGCTACGATTATCACAAAATATTGCAGACTTACTATATAGGGGTCTCAATTTCTAAGGGATGA
- the queA gene encoding tRNA preQ1(34) S-adenosylmethionine ribosyltransferase-isomerase QueA: protein MQVELFDYNLPESLIAQTPLADRTASRLLTLDKRTGQTGHHGFAQLEQYLQAGDVLVLNDTRVIPARLFGVKADTGAKAEVLLLKPLEGDRWEALVRPAKRLKAGARLHFGSESGEMGDAPLLTATVESEGDMGSRVLHFSYSGIFHEILERLGQMPLPPYIKEQLPEKERYQTVYAKHRGSAAAPTAGLHFTEDYLHRLEQKGIQLAYVTLHVGLGTFRPVSAETVEEHEMHEEYYEVSERTAEIVNAAKRQGGRIVAVGTTSARTLESAAREDGTLVQGSGWTGIFIYPGYSYRLVDALLTNFHLPKSTLMMLISALAGREHVLAAYKEAVEREYRFFSFGDAMFIY, encoded by the coding sequence ATGCAGGTAGAATTGTTCGATTACAATCTTCCAGAGTCGCTTATTGCGCAGACGCCGCTTGCCGATCGAACGGCATCGCGGCTTCTGACGCTCGATAAGCGCACAGGACAGACCGGTCACCATGGGTTTGCACAACTGGAGCAATATCTTCAAGCCGGGGATGTGCTTGTGCTCAACGACACAAGAGTCATTCCAGCCCGGCTTTTTGGCGTGAAGGCGGATACGGGTGCCAAAGCGGAGGTGCTGCTGCTGAAGCCGTTGGAAGGGGATCGCTGGGAAGCGCTTGTCCGTCCTGCCAAACGACTAAAAGCCGGAGCGCGTCTTCACTTCGGCAGCGAATCCGGAGAGATGGGCGATGCACCGCTGCTGACGGCCACAGTGGAATCCGAAGGCGATATGGGCAGCCGAGTGCTTCATTTTAGTTACAGCGGTATCTTTCATGAGATATTGGAGCGGCTCGGCCAAATGCCCCTGCCTCCATACATTAAAGAGCAGCTTCCCGAGAAGGAGCGGTATCAGACGGTATACGCCAAGCACAGGGGATCTGCAGCAGCACCGACGGCGGGGCTTCATTTTACGGAGGACTATTTGCATAGGCTGGAACAAAAAGGTATACAATTAGCCTATGTCACGCTGCATGTCGGGCTTGGGACATTTCGCCCAGTTTCAGCGGAAACCGTAGAAGAACATGAAATGCACGAGGAGTATTACGAGGTTTCCGAGCGGACGGCTGAAATTGTGAATGCAGCGAAACGGCAGGGTGGACGAATCGTCGCGGTAGGTACGACTTCAGCCAGAACTCTGGAGTCAGCCGCGCGAGAAGACGGTACGTTAGTGCAGGGAAGCGGATGGACGGGTATTTTTATATACCCAGGGTACTCGTATCGTCTCGTTGATGCACTGCTTACCAATTTTCATTTGCCCAAGTCCACTTTGATGATGCTGATCAGTGCACTTGCAGGAAGAGAGCATGTTCTGGCCGCTTATAAAGAAGCCGTGGAGCGGGAATACCGCTTTTTCAGCTTCGGCGACGCCATGTTTATATACTAG
- the tgt gene encoding tRNA guanosine(34) transglycosylase Tgt translates to MLMAITYEHIKTCKQSGARLGRVHTPHGIVETPAFMPVGTQATVKTMSPEELKQMDAHIVLSNTYHLFLRPGHEIVKAAGGLHRFMNWDRPILTDSGGFQVFSLSEMRKISEEGVQFRSHLNGDKLFISPEKSIEIQNALGADIIMAFDECPPYPAEHSYAKNSLERTTRWAERCLKAHSRPGEQGLFAIVQGGMYEDLRKQSAIELTSMDFPGYAIGGLSVGEPKHLMFEVLDYTVPLLPANKPRYLMGVGSPDALVEGSIRGIDMFDCVLPTRIARNGTVMTSSGRLVIRNAKFTEDFGPLDPECSCYTCRNYSRAYIRHLIKADETFGIRLTTYHNLHFLLELMRGVRQAIREDRLLDFRNEFFAQYGIDENSKGF, encoded by the coding sequence ATATTAATGGCCATCACCTATGAACACATCAAAACGTGCAAGCAATCGGGGGCTAGACTCGGCCGGGTTCATACTCCGCATGGTATCGTGGAGACACCCGCGTTCATGCCGGTAGGCACCCAGGCTACTGTCAAAACGATGAGCCCGGAAGAGCTGAAGCAGATGGACGCACATATTGTTCTCAGCAATACGTACCACTTGTTCCTACGTCCAGGACACGAGATCGTCAAAGCGGCGGGAGGGCTTCACCGGTTCATGAACTGGGACAGACCAATCCTCACGGACAGCGGCGGATTTCAAGTATTCAGCCTCAGTGAAATGCGTAAAATCAGTGAAGAAGGCGTACAGTTCCGCTCACATCTGAACGGGGACAAGCTATTTATTTCTCCTGAAAAATCGATTGAAATCCAGAATGCGCTTGGCGCCGACATCATTATGGCTTTCGATGAATGCCCGCCGTATCCGGCAGAGCACAGCTATGCCAAAAATTCTCTGGAACGGACGACAAGGTGGGCGGAACGATGTCTGAAGGCACACAGCCGGCCCGGGGAGCAAGGACTATTCGCTATCGTTCAGGGCGGCATGTACGAAGATTTGCGCAAACAAAGCGCTATTGAGTTGACTTCCATGGATTTCCCGGGGTATGCTATTGGGGGGCTTAGTGTCGGTGAACCTAAGCATCTTATGTTTGAGGTGCTTGATTATACCGTTCCGTTACTGCCAGCTAACAAACCTCGTTATTTGATGGGGGTCGGTTCCCCGGATGCGCTGGTAGAAGGTTCCATTCGCGGCATCGATATGTTCGACTGTGTCCTGCCGACGCGTATTGCCCGCAACGGCACAGTTATGACCAGCTCAGGAAGACTTGTCATCCGTAATGCAAAATTCACGGAGGATTTCGGCCCGCTTGATCCAGAATGCTCCTGCTACACCTGTCGTAACTATTCGCGCGCCTATATTCGTCACTTGATAAAGGCCGATGAAACGTTCGGTATCCGGCTTACCACGTATCACAACCTGCACTTCTTGCTGGAGCTGATGCGCGGAGTACGTCAGGCGATTCGCGAGGACCGGCTGCTCGATTTTCGCAACGAGTTTTTTGCCCAATACGGTATCGACGAGAACAGCAAAGGGTTTTAA
- the yajC gene encoding preprotein translocase subunit YajC: protein MWLAASDAAAPGIEGYLVTYGPLVLMFVVLYFLLIRPQQKRQKTRNMMLGNLKKGDKVLTIGGLHGTILELTDETVILRVNDVTKLTFERSAVNTVQSSSSTDEK from the coding sequence ATGTGGTTAGCGGCAAGTGATGCAGCGGCCCCAGGTATCGAAGGGTACTTGGTTACTTATGGTCCGCTTGTTTTGATGTTTGTCGTCCTGTACTTTTTACTTATCCGTCCTCAGCAAAAACGTCAGAAGACTCGCAACATGATGCTGGGCAATTTGAAAAAAGGGGACAAGGTGTTAACCATCGGCGGTTTGCACGGTACGATCCTCGAGCTGACCGACGAAACGGTCATCCTGCGCGTCAATGACGTGACCAAGCTGACGTTCGAACGTTCTGCGGTAAACACCGTACAAAGCTCGTCGTCAACGGATGAAAAGTAG
- a CDS encoding TIGR04086 family membrane protein, translating into MKNSPLFSGLTYAGGFMLIGTLIASLILLATDIPEDSWAGTTLFIHGLAMLVGGIVSGKRSGSKGWYQGILLGSIYTAVVWIIGFLAYDSGLTKDMLILAGLALTAGAIGGIIGVNLKK; encoded by the coding sequence ATGAAAAATTCACCCTTGTTTTCCGGTTTAACGTACGCTGGCGGATTTATGCTTATCGGCACGCTGATCGCCTCGCTCATCTTGCTCGCAACCGACATTCCGGAAGACTCTTGGGCGGGAACCACACTGTTCATTCACGGATTAGCTATGCTTGTCGGCGGTATTGTATCCGGCAAACGAAGCGGCAGCAAGGGTTGGTATCAAGGGATACTGCTCGGCTCCATCTATACCGCTGTCGTTTGGATCATCGGTTTTTTGGCTTATGACTCAGGGCTTACGAAAGACATGTTGATATTGGCAGGTTTGGCTTTAACGGCAGGCGCCATAGGCGGCATCATCGGGGTTAATTTGAAGAAATAG
- a CDS encoding DUF421 domain-containing protein, translating to MEIWTLLFRTVMVYLIVFLTLRIMGKREIGKLSVFDLVISIMIAEIAVFVLEDLNKPMVEGILPMVTLVAVQLLIAYISLKNERLRRLFEGKPSAIIDGGKLNREEMRKQRYNLDDLLLQLRENKVLNVADVEFAVLEPSGKLTILEKKHKTERHLEGQASFRYEGLPLPLIMDGKVQDESLEKLGKTRFWLKNELQSQGVKDFKEVFFCSIDHRGKWFIDKKR from the coding sequence ATGGAAATATGGACCCTTTTATTTCGAACCGTTATGGTCTATCTGATCGTGTTCTTGACGCTGCGCATTATGGGGAAAAGGGAAATCGGCAAGCTGTCTGTTTTCGACCTCGTCATATCCATTATGATCGCGGAGATTGCCGTGTTCGTACTCGAGGATTTGAACAAGCCGATGGTGGAAGGCATTCTGCCCATGGTGACGCTCGTAGCGGTCCAATTGCTCATTGCGTACATTTCGCTGAAAAATGAGAGGCTGCGGCGGTTGTTTGAAGGCAAACCGTCAGCGATTATAGACGGAGGCAAGCTGAATCGGGAAGAGATGCGCAAGCAGCGCTACAATCTCGACGATCTCCTCCTGCAGCTTCGAGAAAATAAGGTTTTGAATGTGGCCGACGTAGAATTTGCTGTTTTGGAGCCTTCGGGCAAGCTGACGATTTTGGAGAAGAAGCATAAAACAGAACGTCATTTAGAAGGACAGGCGTCGTTTCGTTATGAAGGCCTGCCGCTGCCGCTGATCATGGACGGGAAAGTGCAGGACGAAAGTTTGGAGAAGTTGGGAAAAACAAGGTTTTGGCTAAAAAACGAACTGCAGTCTCAAGGAGTTAAAGATTTTAAGGAAGTGTTTTTTTGCTCCATTGATCATCGCGGTAAATGGTTTATCGATAAAAAAAGATAA
- the spoVB gene encoding stage V sporulation protein B, with protein sequence MTKQSFIKGTLILLAAGIVNRILGFIPRITLPRVIGPEGIGLYQMGWPFLVVILTIVTGGIPIAVAKLVAAAEAEGNEARAKSIFRLALAVALLLGILLTAGTFYGARWITDHLFTDPRVYYTFLCMTPIILLVAVSSVFRGYFQGRQNMIPTALSQVMETVVRIITVLAFAYWMLPHGIEYAAAGAMVGVVAGEVCALLVLMYYYRQNRKRHQRTPRVNIGSNRRLSRIGNLKQILKLAVPVTGSKLAGSGSYFLESVLIVQSLAVAGIATGLATAQYGALQGMVIPVLMLPSALTFSLAVSLVPSLSEAAARNDMLTIHMRLHQSLKLAMVTGAPFAVLMYVLAEPICLYMYGQPGVGSMLRMMAPAALFIYFQAPLQAALQALERPGSALINTLIGSTVKLSLIYLLASRPEYGILGAVIAITVNIMLVTILHWHSIVRLLNFRMELSDFIKVGLCMTGTGFASHAVMRADWIAGGFARFAAACVVGMVLYLILAILLKLIDRNDLFRVIWLGKRIVK encoded by the coding sequence TTGACAAAACAATCGTTTATCAAAGGTACACTTATACTTCTTGCCGCGGGAATCGTCAACCGCATCCTAGGATTTATTCCGCGGATTACGCTCCCGAGGGTTATCGGTCCCGAAGGCATCGGTCTCTACCAAATGGGCTGGCCGTTTCTCGTGGTCATTCTCACCATCGTTACAGGGGGGATCCCGATTGCGGTGGCCAAGCTGGTCGCGGCCGCTGAAGCCGAAGGTAATGAAGCGCGCGCCAAAAGCATATTTCGACTAGCCCTTGCCGTGGCTCTGCTGCTTGGCATCCTGCTCACGGCCGGCACATTCTATGGCGCGCGCTGGATTACTGATCACCTTTTTACTGACCCACGAGTATACTACACGTTCCTGTGCATGACGCCGATCATTCTCCTTGTTGCGGTGTCATCTGTCTTTCGCGGTTATTTCCAAGGTCGCCAAAATATGATTCCGACGGCTCTCTCCCAAGTCATGGAAACCGTTGTTCGGATCATCACCGTACTGGCCTTCGCTTATTGGATGCTCCCACACGGTATCGAATATGCCGCTGCCGGTGCCATGGTGGGAGTTGTGGCAGGAGAAGTCTGTGCTCTGCTTGTACTGATGTACTATTACCGTCAGAACCGCAAACGGCATCAGCGTACCCCCCGTGTGAACATCGGCTCCAACCGTAGACTTTCCCGAATTGGTAATTTAAAGCAGATATTAAAGCTGGCAGTCCCCGTGACCGGAAGCAAGCTGGCAGGCTCGGGATCGTATTTTCTCGAATCCGTTCTAATTGTCCAAAGCCTTGCCGTCGCTGGTATCGCCACTGGGCTTGCTACTGCTCAATACGGAGCACTGCAAGGAATGGTTATTCCCGTGCTCATGCTGCCAAGCGCTCTTACTTTCTCTCTAGCCGTATCGTTAGTACCGTCGTTATCTGAAGCCGCCGCTAGGAATGATATGCTGACCATCCACATGCGGCTTCACCAATCGCTGAAGCTCGCTATGGTTACCGGTGCCCCTTTTGCGGTGCTGATGTATGTTCTTGCCGAACCGATATGTTTATATATGTACGGTCAGCCGGGAGTCGGGTCTATGCTTCGGATGATGGCTCCGGCTGCTCTGTTTATTTACTTCCAAGCGCCTCTCCAGGCCGCCCTGCAGGCGCTCGAAAGACCCGGCAGCGCACTGATAAATACGCTCATCGGGTCCACGGTCAAGCTGTCGCTGATCTACTTGCTGGCAAGCCGACCGGAATACGGCATCTTGGGCGCTGTCATCGCCATCACGGTCAATATTATGCTGGTCACCATTCTGCATTGGCACAGTATCGTCCGTCTGCTGAACTTCCGGATGGAGCTCTCCGATTTCATAAAGGTAGGCCTTTGTATGACAGGCACAGGCTTCGCGAGCCATGCTGTCATGCGTGCCGATTGGATCGCAGGCGGCTTTGCCCGCTTTGCCGCCGCATGCGTGGTCGGAATGGTATTATACTTGATTTTGGCCATCCTGTTGAAGCTGATCGATCGTAACGACTTGTTCCGAGTGATCTGGCTCGGCAAAAGGATCGTTAAATGA
- a CDS encoding post-transcriptional regulator — MEKDEWKPGLSGMDTGQEERESEGTANTDSEGKAESTLPYMELYYLDEAAVTADGEQEILEHEAEEPSAQPAEEESAVPSADNFDAEEEGTMDEEELNGIIENLCHSKAEEFRMIGYEHVTGQEIWECVSDKYKKIGIPPLHRIVNDILSLKVTQFMNWMTMSIYKDNAHFR, encoded by the coding sequence ATGGAGAAGGACGAATGGAAGCCGGGTCTAAGCGGCATGGATACGGGGCAGGAAGAACGGGAGTCGGAGGGAACCGCGAATACGGACTCTGAAGGGAAGGCTGAGAGCACATTGCCTTATATGGAGCTGTATTATTTGGATGAGGCGGCCGTGACGGCTGACGGCGAGCAAGAAATATTGGAGCACGAAGCAGAGGAGCCGTCCGCCCAACCAGCGGAAGAAGAATCGGCGGTGCCGTCAGCGGATAACTTCGATGCCGAAGAAGAAGGAACCATGGATGAAGAGGAATTGAACGGAATCATTGAGAATCTATGCCACAGTAAAGCAGAGGAATTCCGCATGATTGGTTATGAGCATGTGACAGGCCAGGAAATCTGGGAATGTGTAAGCGATAAATACAAAAAGATCGGTATCCCCCCGCTGCACCGGATCGTAAACGACATACTGTCACTCAAAGTGACGCAATTTATGAATTGGATGACGATGAGCATTTATAAGGACAACGCCCATTTCCGATGA